GTCGTGGTTCAGGACGCCTTCGGTGTGGGGATCAATGGTGACGCGCATAGGTTCCCCAGGTTACCTGTGCCGCTGAGTGATCCGGCACCTGCGTCTGGACCGGAGAGCTCAGCGGACCACGGAGCTCAGCAGCAGGCTGGTCTCGCTGTTGACCACGCCCTTGATCCCGCGGACCCGGCGCAGCACCTCGTCGAAGTCGCGCAGGTTCTCGCACGAGATCTCCGCGACCAGGTCCCAGCCGCCGTTGGTGGTGTGCAGGGCCATGATCTCCGGGAAGCCGCGCAGCTCCGCGATGACATGGTCGGTGGTGCGGCCCACCACCTCGATGAAGGAGATGGCGCGGACCTCCCCGGTCTCGTTGTGGTCGTGGACGCGCACGCTGAAGCCGACGATGACCCCTGCCGCCTTGAGCTTTTCGATCCGGCTGGTCACCGTGGCGCGGGCGACCCCGAGCTGTTCGGCCAGGGCCGCGACCGGAGCACGGCCGTCCTTGCGCAGCGCGGAGATCAGGCGGCGGTCGAGGTCGGTGAGGCGAGGCATGCACAACATGCTAACTCGAACCCGACACATTGACACCTGATTGCCCCGAAATTCAACAGAACTTCTCTTACATGTACACATCGAGATCTCTAGGCTGAAGTGCATCAACCTGACACGATCCACCCAGCATCAGCAGAGGAGTTCGTCATGACGCAGTTCGTCGACGTCGGAAACATGGCCCGATGGATCCAGCGCGAAGGCGTGGAGCATCTGATGACCGAGATGATCCACTACCTCGAGGATGACTTCCGCCGCTGGGAGAGCTTCGACAAGGTCCCGCGCATCGCCAGCCACACCCCGTTCGGCGTGATCGAGCTGATGCCGACCTCCGACCTGGAGACCTACGCCTTCAAGTACGTCAACGGGCACCCGTTGAACCCTTCGCGCGGGTTCCAGACCGTCACCGCCTTCGGCATGCTCGCCGATGTGGACAACGGCTATCCCACCTTCCTCGCTGAGATGACCCTGCTCACCGCGCTGCGCACCGCCGCCACCTCGGCGATGACCGCCAAGGCGTTGGCGCGGAAGGACTCCCGCCGGATGGCGCTGATCGGCGCCGGTTCGCAGGCCGAGTTCCAGGCGCTGGCGTTCCGCTCTGCGCTGGGCATCGAGGACCTTCAGGTCTTCGACGTGGACCCGGCTGCGGTGGAGAAGCTGCGCCGGAACCTCGAGCCGCTGGGCTTCCGCGTGCTCGCGGCAC
The nucleotide sequence above comes from Nesterenkonia halotolerans. Encoded proteins:
- a CDS encoding Lrp/AsnC family transcriptional regulator yields the protein MPRLTDLDRRLISALRKDGRAPVAALAEQLGVARATVTSRIEKLKAAGVIVGFSVRVHDHNETGEVRAISFIEVVGRTTDHVIAELRGFPEIMALHTTNGGWDLVAEISCENLRDFDEVLRRVRGIKGVVNSETSLLLSSVVR
- a CDS encoding ornithine cyclodeaminase, giving the protein MTQFVDVGNMARWIQREGVEHLMTEMIHYLEDDFRRWESFDKVPRIASHTPFGVIELMPTSDLETYAFKYVNGHPLNPSRGFQTVTAFGMLADVDNGYPTFLAEMTLLTALRTAATSAMTAKALARKDSRRMALIGAGSQAEFQALAFRSALGIEDLQVFDVDPAAVEKLRRNLEPLGFRVLAARSTDEAVAGVDIITTCTADKAQNTILSSAQVSPGVHINAVGGDCPGKTELDAEILRRGRVFVEYPEQTRIEGEIQQMEADFPVVEFWKVLTGAETGRQSEEQITIFDSVGFAIADLSALRFVRDATAGTDLQTTLDLVADPEDPKDLFSLVSSMKPVG